One segment of Drosophila ananassae strain 14024-0371.13 chromosome 3R, ASM1763931v2, whole genome shotgun sequence DNA contains the following:
- the LOC6503302 gene encoding probable cytochrome P450 309a1, whose amino-acid sequence MWTAVALLVAFIHFFFAVVYFYLTWSHKYWEKRGVLSAKPLSIFGTYPGILVNKSRSFILDVQDVYDKYKGKHRAVGTFITRQPQLLILDPALAHEILVDKFSHFRDTITSSFVGHNPHDKYVMRSPFFSAGDEWKRLRTENGAGLTPNRLRMAFNIWEQSGRRLVEYMERARREKGDIIETRDLAYRFTATTMADFIWGIDANALSGKVGEVGVLQKSSTDWTTSAFSSVMKFNKSLVAPFLRKILGMRFFPKATDEFFLKLTQDAVKLRQGGSGEGRSDYLSHLIQLQQRGNTIHDSVGHALTVHLDGYETSGAVLYHMLYSLSEHTEEQEKLRSEILEALALNETISYEQINALPYLDQCFNESLRLTTPIGFFMRICTKAVEIDLGNEKTLNLEPGISVLVPAYQYHHDEAFYPEASEFRPKRFEDGAAGVFNKRGMFLPFGDGPRICLGMRVGQLTVKTAILNIISNYLVEQTNKVSLGADTGLGIFLNGDVMLKYTKLEK is encoded by the exons ATGTGGACTGCAGTAGCTTTGCTTGTGGCCTTTATTCACTTTTTCTTCGCCGTTGTCTACTTCTACTTGACTTGGTCACACAAATACTGGGAAAAGCGGGGAGTTTTGAGCGCAAAACCTCTTTCTATTTTTGGAACCTATCCTGGTATCCTAGTTAACAAGAGCCGCAGTTTCATTCTAGACGTTCAGGATGTTTACGA CAAGTACAAAGGAAAGCACCGCGCTGTGGGCACCTTCATTACCAGGCAACCACAACTGCTGATTTTGGATCCAGCTCTGGCCCATGAGATCTTGGTAGACAAGTTCAGTCACTTTCGGGACACGATAACTAGCAGCTTTGTGGGACACAATCCTCATGACAAGTATGTTATGAGATCTCCGTTCTTCAGCGCTGGCGATGAGTGGAAGCGGCTGCGCACTGAAAACGGGGCTGGATTGACGCCAAACCGACTGAGGATGGCCTTCAACATTTGGGAGCAAAGTGGTCGAAGGCTGGTCGAATACATGGAGCGGGCTAGGCGGGAGAAGGGCGACATAATCGAAACCAGGGAT CTGGCCTATCGCTTCACGGCCACCACCATGGCCGACTTTATCTGGGGCATCGACGCCAACGCACTGAGTGGGAAAGTTGGAGAGGTGGGAGTGTTGCAGAAATCCTCCACTGACTGGACTACAAGTGCTTTTAGCTCAGTTATGAAGTTTAACAAGTCCCTGGTGGCGCCGTTCCTTCGCAAAATTTTAGGAATGCGTTTCTTTCCCAAGGCCACGGATGAGTTCTTCCTAAAATTGACCCAGGACGCAGTAAAACTGCGGCAAGGTGGCAGCGGCGAAGGCCGCTCGGATTACCTTTCCCACCTGATCCAGTTGCAGCAACGCGGCAACACCATCCACGACTCTGTGGGCCATGCTCTCACGGTCCACCTGGACGGATACGAGACTTCCGGAGCGGTGCTCTATCACATGTTATATTCG CTCAGCGAGCATACCGAAGAACAGGAAAAGTTGCGCTCGGAAATTTTGGAAGCCCTGGCCCTCAACGAGACTATAAGCTACGAGCAGATTAACGCCCTGCCATATCTGGACCAATGCTTCAATG AATCTTTGCGCCTTACAACTCCTATCGGTTTCTTCATGCGAATCTGCACCAAGGCCGTTGAGATAGATTTAGGAAACGAAAAAACCCTCAACCTGGAACCAGGCATAAGTGTTCTGGTGCCCGCTTATCAGTACCATCACGACGAAGCCTTCTACCCGGAGGCAAGCGAGTTCCGGCCGAAGAGGTTTGAGGATGGAGCCGCGGGTGTTTTCAACAAACGTGGAATGTTCCTGCCATTTGGCGATGGTCCACGTATTTGTTTGG GTATGCGTGTTGGACAACTGACTGTCAAAACTGCTATACTAAACATAATCTCAAACTATCTGGTGGAACAGACGAACAAGGTGTCCCTGGGAGCAGACACGGGATTGGGAATATTCCTCAATGGTGACGTTATGTTGAAATATACAAAActggaaaaataa